One Syntrophorhabdus sp. genomic window, CCTCCTCTCGAAGGGGTACGAGGTCCACGGGGTGATAAGGCGGGCCAGCACCTTCAACACGGGGAGGATAGACCACATCTACACGGACCCCCACTCACCGGGAGCCCAGCTCTTCCTCCACTACGGGGACCTCTCCGACGCGGGGCAGCTGACGGACCTCATCTACAA contains:
- a CDS encoding NAD-dependent epimerase/dehydratase family protein, with the translated sequence MTRALITGITGQDGSYLAEYLLSKGYEVHGVIRRASTFNTGRIDHIYTDPHSPGAQLFLHYGDLSDAGQLTDLIY